The Tepidibacter aestuarii genome contains a region encoding:
- a CDS encoding Lon protease family protein, with protein MKYKTTADIEPLKEMLGQAKAIEAMEFGLKIDDVGYNLYISGETGTGRTSYVLKKLKEYTKNKVKQKDWCYVYNFEEPREPIALDFEIGQGKLFKKDMEKFIDDLYIELQRAFESEEFEMEKNKILDEYEIKKEIYIKKMKEYGDERGFKLKNTKYGMVFVPKDEETDTTSEEFVKLKREMENITIKVISKIKELEVIAKENLLELEEKIGIYIIQPHIEDLMKEYGENYKIKKYLAHLSDDLLENMYIFYLDEEELKNINEKEYLMKYKVNLFIDNIVNSNVDKAPAVVELNPTYLNLFGKAEYESINGTIKTDFSKLVPGAFHKANGGYLILYVDQILRNPHCWDMLKICLQTKKIKIETLTGLKPEAIPIDIKIILIGSQYLYNVLYMYDEEFNKYFKVMVDFDNEMDRDNENEIGVAKFISSYCNDNNLKHLTYDAVQVVLKYSSRLVESNKKLSTRFNKISEILIESNLFAKIRNSEFVDDIDVKKAVHEKWNRVNKIEKKIDRMYESNQLLISVDKEKVGVINGLSVLNMGEYSFGRPVVISVTTSPGNKGIINIEREAKLSGKIHDKGVLILSGYLLENFSKEKPVSITANICFEQSYSGVDGDSASGAELYALLSSLSEVPLKQNIAVTGSINQKGDVQVVGGVTQKIEGFYSICKQKGLNGKQGVIIPKYNLENLVLRDEVQDSIDKGEFHIYPVTRIEEAMEILTNKSFSEIYDKIIKRLNKFYEISR; from the coding sequence ATGAAATACAAAACAACCGCTGATATTGAACCTTTAAAGGAAATGCTGGGGCAAGCAAAGGCTATAGAAGCTATGGAATTTGGTTTGAAGATAGATGATGTAGGATATAACTTATATATAAGTGGGGAAACTGGAACAGGAAGAACATCATATGTATTAAAAAAATTAAAAGAATATACAAAAAATAAGGTTAAGCAGAAAGATTGGTGTTATGTATATAACTTTGAAGAGCCAAGAGAACCAATAGCACTTGACTTTGAAATAGGTCAAGGTAAATTATTCAAAAAAGATATGGAAAAGTTTATAGATGATTTATATATAGAGCTTCAAAGGGCGTTTGAAAGTGAAGAGTTTGAGATGGAAAAAAATAAGATATTAGATGAATATGAGATAAAAAAAGAAATTTATATAAAAAAGATGAAAGAGTATGGAGATGAAAGAGGCTTCAAGCTAAAAAATACTAAATATGGAATGGTATTTGTACCAAAGGACGAAGAAACAGATACAACATCAGAAGAATTTGTTAAACTAAAAAGAGAGATGGAAAATATAACTATAAAAGTTATATCGAAGATAAAAGAATTAGAAGTGATAGCAAAAGAAAACTTATTAGAATTAGAAGAAAAAATAGGAATTTATATAATACAGCCTCATATAGAAGATTTGATGAAAGAATATGGAGAAAACTATAAAATAAAAAAATATTTAGCCCATTTAAGTGATGATTTACTAGAAAATATGTATATATTCTATTTGGATGAAGAAGAACTAAAAAATATAAATGAGAAAGAATACTTAATGAAGTATAAGGTTAACTTATTTATAGATAATATAGTGAATTCAAATGTAGATAAGGCTCCAGCAGTAGTAGAACTAAATCCAACATATTTAAATCTATTTGGTAAGGCTGAATATGAAAGTATAAATGGAACTATAAAAACTGATTTTTCAAAGTTGGTTCCAGGAGCGTTTCATAAGGCAAATGGAGGGTATTTAATATTATATGTAGACCAAATCTTAAGAAATCCTCATTGCTGGGATATGCTTAAAATATGTCTTCAAACTAAAAAAATAAAAATAGAGACACTAACAGGTTTAAAGCCAGAAGCAATACCTATTGACATTAAGATAATATTAATAGGAAGTCAGTATCTATACAATGTTCTTTATATGTATGATGAAGAATTTAATAAATATTTTAAAGTAATGGTAGACTTCGATAATGAAATGGATAGAGATAATGAAAATGAAATAGGAGTTGCAAAATTTATATCGTCTTATTGTAATGATAATAATTTGAAACATTTGACATATGATGCAGTTCAAGTTGTGTTAAAATATAGCTCAAGACTTGTTGAAAGTAATAAAAAATTATCAACTAGATTCAATAAAATATCTGAAATATTGATAGAGTCAAATCTATTTGCAAAAATTAGAAATTCAGAATTTGTAGATGATATCGACGTTAAAAAAGCTGTACACGAAAAGTGGAATAGAGTAAATAAGATAGAGAAAAAAATAGATAGAATGTATGAATCAAATCAGCTTCTCATAAGTGTTGATAAGGAGAAAGTCGGAGTTATAAATGGATTATCTGTTCTTAATATGGGAGAATATTCATTTGGAAGACCTGTAGTAATAAGTGTTACAACGAGTCCTGGAAATAAAGGTATAATAAATATAGAAAGAGAAGCAAAACTTAGTGGAAAGATACATGACAAAGGTGTATTAATACTTAGTGGATATCTACTTGAGAATTTTTCGAAAGAAAAGCCAGTTTCTATTACAGCTAATATATGTTTTGAACAAAGTTACAGTGGGGTAGATGGAGATAGTGCATCAGGTGCAGAATTGTATGCATTACTATCTTCATTGAGTGAAGTTCCTTTAAAGCAAAATATAGCTGTTACAGGATCTATAAATCAAAAAGGGGACGTTCAGGTAGTAGGAGGAGTTACTCAAAAAATAGAAGGATTTTACAGCATATGTAAACAAAAAGGATTAAATGGTAAGCAAGGAGTTATAATACCTAAATATAATTTAGAAAATTTAGTATTAAGAGATGAAGTACAGGATAGTATAGACAAAGGCGAATTCCATATATATCCTGTAACTAGAATAGAAGAGGCCATGGAAATATTAACAAATAAATCTTTTTCTGAAATATATGATAAAATAATAAAGAGATTAAATAAGTTTTATGAAATATCAAGATAG